The Noviherbaspirillum cavernae region GCCGAGCCGCCGACATTGCCGCGCGGGACGGCAGCAGATGCGGCATCGGCTTCGCGCACGTTCGCCAGACGCGACGCGTCATGCAGCGGCGTTGCCGGATTGGCGTTGGCGCTCGCGGCGAGAGTGGCGACGCGGTGCAGTTGCATGTTCACGCTGGCGGTGCTGTCTGACAGCATGGCCGTTATCGGCGTCATCTGCGCTGCGCCCTGTTCCGCTGGCGTCGCCTGCGCACCGGGGTTCGTTGCGAGGATCGCGGCTTGCGGCATTTGCGCTTTCAGCGCAGGATCGGCGTCCGGCAGCATCGCCACGCCTTCCGTGGAGAACTGCACCATGGCGGCTGCAGTCGTTCCGTTCTGTATTGCGGGATCGCTGGCAGCCATTGCCAGTGCGGGCATGTCGAGCACGAGCGGCATCGCCGCATCTGTCAGTGCCGCTTCATCCTGTGTCTCGCCATGTGCAGTCGCAGGTGTATCACCTCCTTCCGCATGCATGGCATCGTCGCGCTCGAGACTGTGCAAGTCGGCATCCTTGCGCAACATCCTGAACAGCTGCGGAAACCGCCCGACATCCCTTGCAGCCGTGCCAGCATTCTCAGCGACCGTCTGCGGCGCTGGCGCCGGCTCCGTCGCTGACTCCTTGGCCGATGCCTGGCGCGCGCGCGGCGCAAGCATTGTCGATAACGAGTTGCTCATGTTCTGCCCTCTTCCAAATTGCTGCTCAACGCGTATGCGATCCAGCCTTCCTTGTGTTCCTGCATGTCACCCAGATGCTTGCCCACCCTCACCAGTTCGCGCGCGCAGTGTTCCTGCGCCTGTTGATGCGCGACGCGCAGCTTTTCCAGAGCGGCGCGCTCGTCTGGCGTCCATTCGCCTTGCGCTGCCAGCACAGGCAAGGCCGCAGCCAATTCACGATCGGCGGCGGCCGTGGCCTGCCAGTCGCCGGCGTCGGCTGCGGCGTGCAGGCGGTGCGTCAGCTTGCTCATGTGCGCCAGCTGCTTTTGCTTACTCATACTTCGCCTGCACGCCCAGCCAGCCCTGCCTGATCGTGTTGAGCAGTCCGGTGACTTCGTCCACGATCGTCGTGTCGAGTTGGACGCCGGCGGTGTAGAGCCGCCACGAGCAGTAGTCGTACAGCCGTCCGAGATTGGTGACGACCTCGCCGCCCGACTCGACATCGAGCGAACTGGACAGGCCGTTCAGTATCTCGACGCATTTATCCAGGCTGATCGCCTTCTGCTCGTAGCGTTTGGCGGCGATGTGCGCGCGGGCGCGCGCCAGCTCTTCCAGCAGGCCGTCCATCAGGATCAGCACCAGTTGCACCGGTGACGCACGGGCGGTCTGCGAGTCGAGATTGACCGCGTGGTAAGAGCTGTAGGCGTCGTGGTTCAAGATCGTTTTCTCATGGGTTAACTGTTGTCATTGCTGAAGAGCGCATCGAACATGCTGGAGGTCTGGCTCAGTTGCGACTGCAGGGTTTGCAGCTGCGTGTACTGGATCAGGTAACGCTCGTAGGCGCTGTTGTACTGATTGTCCAGCGTCGCCTGCCGCTCGGTGAACGAGTCCTGGAGCTTTGTCACCGCCGTCTTGCGCTGCGCGATCTGTCCGGTGGCGCTGTTGGTCCACAGGTTGAGATAGGTATCGAGGTCGCCCAGCACGCCGCTCTTGGTGGTGCCGCTGCTGCCGAACACCTGGGTCAGGCCGTCCGGATTGGTCGCCAGCTTTGCCTTCAGCTTGGTCTGGTCCAGCGACAGGCTGCCGTCGCGGTTTGCAATGACGCCGTAGTTCGCCAGAGTCAGGCCGCCGACGCTCTCGCGGATGGTGCTGACCAGGCGGCTGCGCAGCGCGCGCACGCCCGAGTCGTTGGCGAAGGCGGCAGCGGCCACGCCGTTCTGCGCATCGCCGCCGTTCGTCAGGCTGTCCAGCACTTCCTCGAGCTTGTTGTAGGCATCGACAAAGGACTGCACGTTGGCTGCGGTGGCGTTGTCGTCGCTGGCGACGGTCAGCGTGACCGGCGCTTCGCCGGTCGCCATCGCCTTGGTGAATGTCATGCTGACGCCGTCGATGGCGGTAAAGGTATTGGAAGACTGCTGCAGTTTCACGCCGGTGGTCTGCGCGCCCAGCCAGACGATGGCATCCTTCGCCGCGACCAGCTCGCTACCGTTCGACAGTGCAGTCTTCAGCGCGCCGGCCGCCACGCCGGTGGTGTCCAGCGAAATGGTGTTGGCAGCGCCAGCCGTGTTGGAGGTGAGCACGAGCTGCGATGCGCCGCCGACGGTCACGAAGGATGCGGTCACGAGCGAGTTGTTGTTCGGCGCGCCGTTGATGGCAGCCGCGATCTCTTTTGCCGACAGGTTGCCATCGCTGTCCGTGTCGGCCGCTTTCAGATCGACATTGAAGCTGAGGCTGCCCAGCTTCACGCTCATGGAATCAGTGGCGGAAACCGGCAGGCTGGTCAGGCCGCCATAGGTGACCTGGTTGGCGCTGGCGAGCTGCTCCACGAAAAAGGAATAGCTGCCGGCCGTTGCCGATGCGGATGCCGTCGCGCTGCCGACAGCCGTGTTGCTGAAGACGGCGGAGGTGGCGAGCGGGGTTTTCTTGCTCGACAGCGCGTTGATTGCGCTGTCAAAAGCGGTCAGGGCCGACTGCAGCCTGGTCAATGCGGTCGAGGTGCTCTGCGCCGCCTTGGATTGGGTGTCCAGCAGCGTTTGCCTGCCGGATGTGTAAGCCTCGGCCAACGCGGTGGCGGTTGTAACGGGATCGTAATTGGTGATGTTCATGTCGGCCTCTTATGAGAAGGAAATGGGAGTTCCCTTGTATAAGGCGACCGGATCCGCGCGAAACTGAAATGCCCCCTGGCCTTGCAAGATCGTCAATGCCATCACTGCTGCTCCCTGTGCCACATCTGCGTGGCAAGTTCGTCCTGCCGCTTGCGTTCCGTTTTCTCTTGCGCGGACAAGACGCGTCGTTCCTGTTGCTCCAGCACCTTGCCGAGCACCTCCTGTTTGCACCATGCCGCGGCAAGCGCGCGTTGCGTCACGGCCATGTCGGCTTCATGCAGGCCCAGTTCGACCCGGTGCGCGTCGGCCATCTCCATCACCGACTGCTTGTAATTTCCGCAATTGAGCGAAAGCGCCAAGGGCAGCGCGCCACTCGCGCCACCCGCTGCGCACAGGCCTTCCATGCGCTGCAGATTGTTCAGATAACGCTGACGCACGGCGGTCTTGGCGGCGATATCGGCTTGCAGGCGGTCCACCTCGCGCGCGCGCAGCGTCACCAGGGTGGACAGGCTTTTCATCGAAGGCTGCGTCATGCCATCAACTCCTCAAGCTGGGAGATGCAGGGCGACAGCGGCGCGGCTTCGGTCGTGCCCTGACAGAGAAAGTCCTCGATGCGCGGATTCAGTTTGACGGCGCGATCCGTCTCGGCGTCCGCGCCCGGCACATACGCACCCAGCGGAATCAGGTCGCTCACGCCGGCATAGCGTGCTGCCGTGGCCTTGAGCGCATGCGCCGCATGCAGGTGCGGCTTGCTGACTACCTGCGCCATGCAGCGGCTGATGGAAGCAGCAATGTCGATCGCCGGATAATGGCCGCGCTCGGCCAGCTCGCGCGTCAGCACGATGTGGCCATCAAGAATGGCGCGCGCGGTATCGACCACCGGGTCCTGCTGATCGTCGCCTTCGGCCAGCACGGTATAGATGGCGCTCATGCTGCCCTGCTCGTTTTCGCCGTTGCCCGCGCTTTCCACCAGTTGTGGCAGCAGTGAAAATACCGAAGGCGGATAGCCTTTCGTGGCGGGTGGCTCGCCCAGCGCCAGCGCCACTTCACGGCGCGCCATCGCGTAGCGCGTCAGCGAATCGACCAGCAGCAGCACATCCTTGCCCTGATCGCGGAAATGCGCGGCGATCGAATGGCACAGCTCGGTCGCCATCAGTCGCATCAGCGGCGATTCGTCGGCCGGCGCGATCACGACCACGCTCTTTTTCAAACCTTCCTTGCCCAGCGACAGTTCGACAAA contains the following coding sequences:
- a CDS encoding flagellar FliJ family protein; the protein is MTQPSMKSLSTLVTLRAREVDRLQADIAAKTAVRQRYLNNLQRMEGLCAAGGASGALPLALSLNCGNYKQSVMEMADAHRVELGLHEADMAVTQRALAAAWCKQEVLGKVLEQQERRVLSAQEKTERKRQDELATQMWHREQQ
- the fliI gene encoding flagellar protein export ATPase FliI; this translates as MISEALRKLEFGSVPVATPTGRLVGASGLLLESAGCPLYTGQRCQIETISGDWLDAQVVGFRDKLSFLMPFKKAVGLTTGARVLPCADKVNLSIGPSWLGRMVNGLGEPIDDLGRLGGEHVLEPQPPKVHPLKKKRVTEPLDVGVRAINSMLTLGKGQRVGLMAGSGVGKSVLLGLITRQTVVDVVVVGLIGERGREVREFVELSLGKEGLKKSVVVIAPADESPLMRLMATELCHSIAAHFRDQGKDVLLLVDSLTRYAMARREVALALGEPPATKGYPPSVFSLLPQLVESAGNGENEQGSMSAIYTVLAEGDDQQDPVVDTARAILDGHIVLTRELAERGHYPAIDIAASISRCMAQVVSKPHLHAAHALKATAARYAGVSDLIPLGAYVPGADAETDRAVKLNPRIEDFLCQGTTEAAPLSPCISQLEELMA
- a CDS encoding flagellar hook-length control protein FliK, whose product is MSNSLSTMLAPRARQASAKESATEPAPAPQTVAENAGTAARDVGRFPQLFRMLRKDADLHSLERDDAMHAEGGDTPATAHGETQDEAALTDAAMPLVLDMPALAMAASDPAIQNGTTAAAMVQFSTEGVAMLPDADPALKAQMPQAAILATNPGAQATPAEQGAAQMTPITAMLSDSTASVNMQLHRVATLAASANANPATPLHDASRLANVREADAASAAVPRGNVGGSADFAPTFNTVAATASAANGASADTLKLAGAPAQWQQPLREALGERLQVQLGRNSEHAVIRLDPPMLGRIEISIRHEAGALQVHMSASNGEVLRQLHGIGDGLRQDLVQRQYNDVAVVVSASPRQGDAESAGRQRQGNPGQEDKTPGRALADADQEASAYAFLKDLE
- the fliS gene encoding flagellar export chaperone FliS, translated to MLNHDAYSSYHAVNLDSQTARASPVQLVLILMDGLLEELARARAHIAAKRYEQKAISLDKCVEILNGLSSSLDVESGGEVVTNLGRLYDYCSWRLYTAGVQLDTTIVDEVTGLLNTIRQGWLGVQAKYE
- the fliD gene encoding flagellar filament capping protein FliD, which codes for MNITNYDPVTTATALAEAYTSGRQTLLDTQSKAAQSTSTALTRLQSALTAFDSAINALSSKKTPLATSAVFSNTAVGSATASASATAGSYSFFVEQLASANQVTYGGLTSLPVSATDSMSVKLGSLSFNVDLKAADTDSDGNLSAKEIAAAINGAPNNNSLVTASFVTVGGASQLVLTSNTAGAANTISLDTTGVAAGALKTALSNGSELVAAKDAIVWLGAQTTGVKLQQSSNTFTAIDGVSMTFTKAMATGEAPVTLTVASDDNATAANVQSFVDAYNKLEEVLDSLTNGGDAQNGVAAAAFANDSGVRALRSRLVSTIRESVGGLTLANYGVIANRDGSLSLDQTKLKAKLATNPDGLTQVFGSSGTTKSGVLGDLDTYLNLWTNSATGQIAQRKTAVTKLQDSFTERQATLDNQYNSAYERYLIQYTQLQTLQSQLSQTSSMFDALFSNDNS